One window from the genome of Acinetobacter sp. LoGeW2-3 encodes:
- the gloA gene encoding lactoylglutathione lyase produces MHMLHTMLRVGNLEQSLKFYTEVLGMTLLRKRDYEEGRFTLAFVGYGDEENHTVLELTHNWDTDSYELGNAYGHIAIAVDDAYKACEEIKARGGKVVREAGPMKGGVTVIAFVEDPDGYKIELIQQDQNARNN; encoded by the coding sequence ATGCACATGCTGCATACCATGCTCCGTGTAGGCAATCTGGAACAGTCATTAAAGTTTTATACTGAAGTGCTGGGTATGACTTTACTTCGTAAGCGTGATTATGAAGAAGGTCGTTTTACGCTGGCATTTGTGGGTTATGGCGATGAAGAAAACCATACCGTACTTGAACTGACTCATAACTGGGATACAGACAGCTATGAACTGGGCAATGCCTATGGTCATATTGCGATTGCAGTAGATGATGCCTATAAAGCCTGTGAAGAAATCAAGGCGCGTGGCGGCAAAGTGGTTCGTGAAGCAGGTCCAATGAAAGGTGGCGTAACTGTGATTGCCTTTGTTGAAGATCCAGACGGTTATAAAATCGAACTGAT
- a CDS encoding AmpG family muropeptide MFS transporter, with amino-acid sequence MTTQTTGWKSAFTAFLDRRALIMLFLGFSAGVPILLIFSSLSLWLGEAGISKSAVTFFSWAALGYSFKFVWAPLIDELPVPFLTKALGRRRAWLLIAQILIVCAICIMAFSDPALGQSHLQQMALGAVLLGFSAATQDIVIDAYRIELAETQMQTVLASTYNAGYRIGMIVAGAGALFLAAYLGTAKGNYIYDAWKWTYLAMAAVMLVGIITTLSIREPQVDRVRKTYVRSDYFRLVGVFFIAVISFVLSYVYSGNLVGMLTEQFTIQDTFALFAFESLRFIGSGAVAFGVGTALVKMGAVNREMAYETWVNPVADFFKRYGLKLALVLLLLIGFYRVSDIIAGVISNVFYQDMNFSKEQIAEAVKVYGVIFSLLGGFLGGLLAQKMNIMKLMFVGAILACSTNLIFIGLVKSGQQLNPVEIQVGQQRYQAETDEVGYWKVKVPAQVLADAKQIQVQAAYADANTADSAVNVTMPYLLQSAGNAQLQVMPITSDNTLNVNEEGSIVVRGQYVGEALQDNQKIIYELNDERFEAKLEEQGVFSAAIPAEKLKTAPAHLISAVLMDGERAVQQVTHVYQTTTDAKNTKNLDIDIQPLVPVDVSSTTDIEVTGKVIKPYSDAWLYFAIIVDNLAAGLAGAAFIAFLSSLTSVSFTAVQYAIFSSLMTLTPKILGGYSGTIVTNIGYPNFFLMTTLIGIPILILVVWVGKLLGEHQQQSGK; translated from the coding sequence ATGACAACACAAACGACGGGTTGGAAATCCGCCTTTACAGCCTTTCTGGATCGGCGTGCGCTGATCATGCTGTTCCTGGGTTTCTCAGCCGGTGTGCCGATTCTCCTGATCTTTTCAAGTCTGTCTCTTTGGCTCGGTGAAGCCGGTATTAGTAAAAGTGCAGTCACTTTTTTTAGCTGGGCTGCTTTGGGTTATTCCTTCAAATTTGTCTGGGCACCGCTGATTGATGAATTGCCGGTTCCATTTCTAACCAAAGCTTTAGGTCGACGTCGTGCCTGGCTGCTGATTGCCCAGATTCTGATTGTTTGTGCCATCTGTATCATGGCTTTTTCAGATCCAGCCTTGGGACAGTCTCATTTACAGCAAATGGCACTGGGTGCGGTCTTGCTTGGTTTTTCCGCAGCAACTCAGGACATTGTCATTGATGCCTACCGTATTGAGCTGGCAGAAACACAGATGCAGACCGTGTTGGCCTCAACCTATAATGCAGGTTACCGAATCGGGATGATCGTGGCGGGTGCAGGCGCATTATTCCTTGCAGCCTACTTAGGTACCGCGAAAGGCAACTATATCTATGATGCCTGGAAATGGACTTATCTAGCGATGGCTGCAGTGATGCTGGTCGGGATTATTACGACATTGTCGATTCGTGAACCGCAAGTTGATCGCGTGCGTAAAACCTATGTGCGCAGTGACTATTTCCGTTTGGTTGGGGTGTTCTTCATCGCCGTCATCAGCTTCGTCCTGAGCTATGTGTATTCGGGCAATTTGGTGGGCATGTTAACCGAACAGTTTACTATTCAGGATACCTTCGCCTTATTTGCTTTTGAATCTTTACGCTTTATTGGTTCTGGTGCAGTCGCATTTGGTGTAGGAACGGCCTTGGTGAAAATGGGTGCGGTCAATCGGGAAATGGCCTATGAAACCTGGGTCAACCCGGTTGCAGATTTCTTCAAACGCTATGGGTTGAAACTGGCTTTAGTACTGTTATTGCTGATTGGTTTTTACCGTGTTTCTGACATTATCGCCGGTGTTATTTCCAATGTGTTCTATCAGGATATGAACTTTAGCAAGGAACAGATTGCTGAAGCGGTGAAAGTTTATGGGGTGATTTTCTCACTTCTAGGCGGTTTCCTCGGCGGTCTTTTAGCGCAGAAGATGAACATCATGAAGCTGATGTTTGTCGGTGCCATTTTGGCTTGTTCAACTAACCTGATCTTTATCGGCTTGGTGAAATCAGGGCAGCAACTGAATCCAGTAGAAATTCAGGTGGGGCAGCAGCGCTATCAGGCAGAAACAGATGAAGTGGGGTATTGGAAAGTAAAAGTGCCTGCACAAGTGCTTGCTGATGCCAAGCAGATTCAGGTTCAGGCAGCTTATGCTGATGCTAATACGGCTGATAGTGCAGTCAACGTGACTATGCCATATTTACTGCAAAGCGCTGGCAATGCACAACTGCAAGTCATGCCAATTACCAGTGACAATACCTTAAATGTTAATGAAGAAGGCAGCATTGTGGTGCGTGGTCAATATGTCGGTGAAGCCTTACAAGATAATCAAAAGATCATTTATGAACTGAATGATGAGCGTTTTGAAGCCAAGCTGGAAGAACAGGGTGTGTTTAGTGCAGCTATTCCGGCAGAGAAACTAAAAACAGCACCTGCACATCTGATTAGTGCGGTGTTGATGGATGGTGAACGCGCTGTTCAACAAGTCACACATGTCTACCAAACCACGACTGATGCTAAAAATACCAAGAACCTTGATATTGATATCCAGCCACTGGTGCCTGTGGATGTAAGTAGTACTACTGATATTGAAGTAACCGGCAAGGTGATCAAGCCATATAGCGATGCCTGGTTGTACTTTGCCATTATTGTGGACAATCTGGCGGCTGGTCTGGCAGGCGCAGCATTTATTGCCTTCCTGTCCAGTCTGACCAGCGTCTCTTTTACTGCAGTTCAATATGCGATTTTCAGCTCACTTATGACGCTAACCCCTAAGATTTTAGGGGGATATTCAGGTACTATAGTGACCAATATCGGTTATCCGAACTTCTTCCTGATGACCACATTAATCGGGATTCCAATTCTCATTTTAGTGGTTTGGGTTGGAAAATTACTCGGTGAACACCAACAACAATCTGGCAAATAA
- a CDS encoding Lon protease family protein: protein MNTTTTEQQNQAAELLKSAFEQSEIQPTLEKTRLQPTQLTHIPKLDKIPASTKRIKPLNNFLGQDRARASVEAGIALPYSGYNIFAVGTAGLGKRTMVKRLLQQHAKTVATPNDWVYVNNFQNSRQPIALQFPAGQGPKFQAMLHQSWQTILKQLERRFTAETYYNRIEMIRQQTGDEQQQALIELTREGEEFDLKLISRNDEHCFVPVHLKDDKLQEMTQDDLNALSNKDRAEIASNMRYMDKKLERLGLHLGDLEDDARDRVQVLNRDIAKQVVVPRVEQMLAKFKDVEGLDKYLKFYAEDIINNVEIVLEQEEDDFTPGLFSRVPSRYQANVIVTHKPNSGAPVIFEDFPTHYNLLGHVEQLTQNGTITTDFTLIRPGSMHRANGGFLMIEAEQLLEQPYAWQGLKRALKSGQLKLSSLEHMLTLTGSISIEPAAIPLDIKIVLLAEPEVYYEILELEPELGSIFKIRADFTDTLQRNDENEQAYIQLIADYVQADKLLPFDRSALAALLTDSSRQAEDQSSLSLHALTLGDLIREAHHHAFKADDKMVSEKHINTALDHRKYRLGYLRELYWQDLSRGTQLIETRGHRLGQINALSVIHYADVEFGLPSRLTASVYQGGGDILDIERSVELGGSLHAKGVLLMASFLKAHFGREQTLHFSAALAFEQSYGQVDGDSATVAELSALISAISQLPIDQSWAITGSMNQLGQVQPIGGVNAKIEGFFDACKLQGLTGKQGVIIPRQNMQHLMLRKDVIAAVEAGQFHIHAIDTIDQALEILMARPVGTLDKKGRYSKHSIYAAVMEQLDYWQAIEDGAELEEEEPKKKKKKKKKKKDKAPVKDIQADPDALAEVLAAESKELENAEISEAKAED from the coding sequence ATTAACACCACGACAACTGAACAACAAAACCAAGCTGCTGAACTGCTTAAGTCAGCATTTGAACAAAGCGAAATACAACCTACTCTTGAAAAAACCCGCTTGCAGCCAACGCAACTGACACATATTCCAAAACTGGATAAAATTCCGGCCTCGACCAAGCGCATTAAACCATTAAATAATTTTCTTGGTCAGGATCGTGCACGTGCTTCGGTAGAAGCCGGGATTGCCCTGCCATATTCGGGCTATAACATTTTTGCCGTGGGGACTGCTGGTCTTGGCAAGCGCACCATGGTCAAGCGCTTGTTACAGCAGCATGCTAAAACAGTAGCGACGCCGAATGATTGGGTTTATGTGAATAATTTCCAGAATTCCCGTCAGCCGATTGCATTGCAGTTTCCTGCAGGTCAAGGCCCTAAATTCCAGGCCATGCTGCATCAAAGCTGGCAAACTATTCTGAAACAGCTGGAACGTCGTTTTACTGCGGAAACTTATTACAACCGTATTGAGATGATTCGTCAGCAAACGGGTGATGAGCAGCAGCAGGCACTGATTGAATTAACCCGTGAAGGTGAAGAATTCGATCTGAAGCTGATTTCTCGTAATGATGAGCACTGCTTTGTCCCAGTGCATCTGAAAGATGACAAGTTGCAGGAAATGACGCAGGATGACCTGAATGCCCTGAGCAACAAAGATCGTGCCGAAATCGCATCCAACATGCGCTACATGGATAAGAAACTAGAGCGTCTGGGTTTACATCTTGGTGATTTAGAAGATGATGCCCGTGACCGTGTGCAAGTACTGAACCGGGATATTGCCAAACAGGTGGTCGTGCCACGTGTTGAGCAGATGCTGGCCAAATTTAAAGATGTGGAAGGTCTGGATAAATATCTAAAGTTCTATGCAGAAGACATTATTAACAATGTCGAAATCGTGCTGGAACAGGAAGAAGATGACTTTACTCCAGGTCTATTCAGTCGCGTGCCATCTCGTTATCAGGCCAATGTCATTGTGACGCATAAGCCGAATAGTGGTGCACCGGTGATCTTTGAAGATTTTCCAACCCATTACAACCTGCTTGGGCATGTAGAACAGCTCACTCAGAATGGCACGATTACTACCGACTTTACCTTGATCCGTCCGGGTTCGATGCATCGCGCCAATGGCGGCTTCCTCATGATCGAAGCAGAACAGTTGTTAGAACAGCCGTATGCATGGCAAGGGCTAAAACGAGCGCTGAAATCTGGTCAGCTGAAGTTATCTTCTTTGGAACATATGCTGACCCTAACTGGCAGTATTTCGATTGAACCCGCAGCAATTCCTTTAGATATCAAGATCGTATTGTTGGCTGAGCCAGAAGTTTATTATGAGATTCTAGAGCTTGAACCAGAGCTCGGCAGCATCTTTAAAATCCGCGCTGACTTTACAGATACATTACAACGTAATGACGAAAATGAGCAGGCCTATATACAGCTGATCGCAGATTACGTTCAGGCAGACAAATTGTTGCCATTTGACCGTTCTGCCTTGGCTGCTTTACTGACTGATTCAAGCCGTCAGGCCGAAGACCAAAGCTCCTTGTCATTACATGCCCTGACCTTAGGTGATCTGATCCGTGAAGCACATCATCACGCTTTTAAAGCCGATGACAAGATGGTCTCCGAAAAGCACATCAATACGGCACTGGATCATCGTAAATATCGCTTAGGCTATTTACGTGAGTTGTATTGGCAGGATTTATCTCGTGGTACCCAGCTGATTGAAACTCGTGGTCATCGTCTTGGTCAAATCAATGCCCTGTCTGTAATTCACTATGCAGATGTGGAATTCGGTCTGCCTTCACGCTTGACAGCATCGGTTTATCAAGGTGGCGGTGACATTCTGGATATCGAGCGCAGTGTAGAACTTGGTGGTTCGTTACATGCTAAAGGCGTGTTACTGATGGCTTCCTTCCTGAAAGCACATTTTGGCCGTGAACAAACCCTGCACTTCTCTGCCGCACTGGCTTTTGAACAAAGCTATGGTCAAGTCGATGGCGACAGCGCTACTGTGGCAGAACTATCTGCACTGATTTCTGCGATCAGCCAGTTGCCAATTGACCAGTCTTGGGCAATTACCGGTTCCATGAACCAACTTGGTCAGGTACAGCCAATTGGTGGCGTGAATGCCAAGATTGAAGGTTTCTTCGATGCCTGTAAGTTACAAGGCCTGACTGGTAAACAAGGTGTAATTATTCCGCGTCAGAACATGCAGCATCTGATGTTGCGTAAAGACGTGATTGCAGCCGTTGAAGCAGGTCAATTCCATATTCATGCCATCGATACCATTGATCAGGCGCTAGAAATCCTGATGGCGCGTCCGGTCGGAACTTTGGATAAGAAAGGCCGATACAGCAAGCATTCGATTTATGCTGCGGTAATGGAACAGCTGGATTACTGGCAAGCCATTGAAGATGGTGCCGAGCTTGAGGAAGAAGAGCCGAAGAAAAAGAAAAAAAAGAAGAAAAAGAAAAAAGACAAAGCGCCAGTAAAGGACATTCAGGCCGATCCAGATGCACTTGCAGAAGTACTTGCGGCTGAATCAAAAGAACTCGAAAATGCTGAAATTTCTGAGGCGAAGGCAGAAGATTGA
- the grxD gene encoding Grx4 family monothiol glutaredoxin — protein sequence MTEQARDTEALIRDQIAKHAVLLYMKGTPQFPQCGFSARAVEALSQIGRPFAYVNILENPDIRATLPIIANWPTFPQLWINGELIGGSDIMLDMFQKGELQPLVEQYSPAPEA from the coding sequence ATGACTGAACAAGCACGCGATACAGAAGCGTTAATTCGTGACCAAATTGCCAAACACGCAGTACTTCTTTATATGAAAGGCACACCACAATTCCCACAATGTGGTTTTTCTGCTCGTGCGGTTGAAGCACTCAGTCAAATTGGTCGTCCATTTGCTTATGTAAATATTCTGGAAAATCCAGACATTCGCGCAACTCTTCCAATTATTGCGAACTGGCCAACTTTCCCGCAATTGTGGATCAATGGCGAGTTGATCGGTGGTAGCGACATCATGCTTGATATGTTCCAGAAAGGTGAATTACAGCCTTTAGTTGAACAATACAGCCCAGCACCTGAAGCTTAA
- a CDS encoding aspartate aminotransferase family protein — protein sequence MKNITLAPVQTDQPSHLMPVFGRQPISFVRGQGAYLYTEDGTEYLDALTGIAVCGLGHAHPVLAEAIAEQAATLIHTSNLFEVPWQTAAAQKLAEVSGMEEIFFSNSGAESNEGAIKIARKFGHLQGIATPKIIVADKSFHGRTLATLSATGNKKVQEGFAPLVEGFIRVPFGDIEAIQEAAINHPDIVAVFVEPIQGEGGVNTAPQGFSYLEEIRQLCNQHNWLMMLDEVQTGNGRTGKYFAYQHTNIVPDVLTTAKGLGNGFPIGAVMTQGRGVGVLTAGNHGSTYSGTALGSRIVYTIIDIMQKENIVANAAEKGAYIVEQLRSKLADQNVTVRGFGLMIGIELPKACGELVDIARDEYKMIINVTAGNVVRLLPTLNITQEQADQLIERLVKMINAYLD from the coding sequence ATGAAGAACATTACCCTTGCTCCTGTGCAAACTGATCAACCTTCACACTTGATGCCGGTATTTGGCCGTCAGCCGATCAGTTTTGTCCGAGGACAAGGTGCTTATCTTTATACTGAAGATGGTACTGAGTATTTAGATGCGCTGACCGGAATTGCAGTATGTGGCCTGGGCCATGCCCATCCTGTGCTTGCTGAAGCAATTGCAGAACAGGCCGCAACCCTGATTCATACCAGTAACCTGTTTGAAGTGCCGTGGCAGACTGCTGCTGCACAAAAACTGGCTGAAGTTTCAGGTATGGAAGAAATTTTCTTCTCAAACAGTGGTGCAGAATCAAATGAAGGTGCAATCAAGATCGCACGTAAATTTGGTCATCTGCAAGGTATCGCTACACCAAAAATTATTGTGGCTGATAAATCTTTCCACGGTCGTACCCTGGCTACCCTTTCAGCTACAGGTAACAAAAAAGTTCAGGAAGGTTTTGCGCCACTGGTTGAAGGCTTTATCCGTGTACCATTTGGTGATATCGAAGCGATTCAAGAAGCAGCGATTAATCACCCTGACATCGTGGCAGTTTTTGTTGAACCGATTCAAGGCGAAGGCGGTGTAAATACTGCCCCTCAAGGCTTCAGCTACCTGGAAGAAATCCGTCAACTATGTAATCAGCACAACTGGCTGATGATGCTCGATGAAGTTCAAACAGGTAACGGTCGTACTGGTAAATACTTTGCCTATCAACATACCAATATCGTTCCGGATGTATTGACTACGGCAAAAGGTTTAGGTAATGGTTTCCCGATTGGTGCTGTAATGACCCAAGGTCGTGGTGTCGGTGTACTAACGGCCGGTAACCACGGTTCAACTTATAGCGGTACAGCATTAGGTTCACGCATTGTCTATACCATCATCGATATCATGCAGAAAGAAAATATCGTGGCGAATGCAGCTGAAAAAGGTGCTTATATTGTTGAGCAACTGCGTAGCAAGCTTGCAGATCAGAACGTGACTGTTCGTGGTTTCGGTTTGATGATCGGTATTGAATTACCAAAAGCATGCGGCGAACTGGTTGATATCGCACGTGATGAATACAAGATGATTATCAACGTCACTGCAGGCAATGTAGTACGTCTGCTGCCTACCCTGAACATTACTCAGGAACAGGCAGATCAACTGATTGAACGTCTGGTTAAAATGATCAACGCCTATCTGGATTAA